Proteins from one Pleuronectes platessa chromosome 16, fPlePla1.1, whole genome shotgun sequence genomic window:
- the LOC128458355 gene encoding carbonic anhydrase isoform X2 — translation MYGDTVQLMLHLVHWNTKYPSFGEAASQPDGLAVVGVFLKIGAANPRLQKVLDALDVIKTKGKQTTFANFDTKTLLPVSLDYWTYDGSLTTPPLLESVTWIVLREPISVSSAQMAKFRSLLFTGEGEAPFCMEDNYRPPQPLKGRRVRASFK, via the exons ATGTATGGGGATACGGTACAACTAATG CTTCACCTGGTGCACTGGAACACAAAGTACCCAAGCTTTGGAGAGGCAGCCAGCCAGCCTGATGGACTTGCTGTAGTTGGAGTCTTTCTCAAG ATTGGTGCTGCCAACCCCAGACTTCAAAAAGTTTTGGATGCTTTGGATGTCATTAAGACAAAG GGAAAGCAGACTACTTTTGCTAACTTTGACACAAAGACTCTTCTACCAGTTTCACTGGATTATTGGACCTACGATGGCTCTCTGACCACACCCCCCCTGTTGGAGAGTGTCACCTGGATCGTCCTCAGGGAGCCAATCAGTGTCAGCTCTGCACAA ATGGCCAAGTTCCGCAGCCTTCTCTTCACCGGGGAAGGTGAAGCTCCATTCTGCATGGAAGACAATTATAGACCCCCTCAGCCTTTGAAGGGCCGTCGGGTCCGCGCTTCCTTCAAATGA
- the LOC128458355 gene encoding carbonic anhydrase isoform X1, with product MSHVWGYGTTNGPDKWVKDFPVANGPRQSPINISPKQAQYDSSLRALELNYDPFNAKGILNNGHSFQVDFVDDLDSSTLNGGPISGTYRLRQFHFHWGASDDRGSEHTVNGINFPCELHLVHWNTKYPSFGEAASQPDGLAVVGVFLKIGAANPRLQKVLDALDVIKTKGKQTTFANFDTKTLLPVSLDYWTYDGSLTTPPLLESVTWIVLREPISVSSAQMAKFRSLLFTGEGEAPFCMEDNYRPPQPLKGRRVRASFK from the exons ATGTCTCATGTATGGGGATACGGTACAACTAATG GACCTGACAAATGGGTAAAAGATTTTCCTGTGGCCAACGGGCCCAGACAGTCTCCTATCAACATTTCACCCAAACAGGCCCAATATGATTCCTCTTTGAGGGCTCTGGAACTCAACTATGATCCCTTCAACGCCAAGGGTATTCTCAACAACGGTCACTCCTTCCAGGTGGATTTTGTGGATGACTTAGACAGCTCGA CCTTGAATGGAGGCCCCATTTCAGGAACATACCGTCTGAGACAGTTTCATTTTCACTGGGGAGCCAGTGATGACAGAGGCTCTGAACACACTGTCAATGGCATCAACTTTCCCTGTGAG CTTCACCTGGTGCACTGGAACACAAAGTACCCAAGCTTTGGAGAGGCAGCCAGCCAGCCTGATGGACTTGCTGTAGTTGGAGTCTTTCTCAAG ATTGGTGCTGCCAACCCCAGACTTCAAAAAGTTTTGGATGCTTTGGATGTCATTAAGACAAAG GGAAAGCAGACTACTTTTGCTAACTTTGACACAAAGACTCTTCTACCAGTTTCACTGGATTATTGGACCTACGATGGCTCTCTGACCACACCCCCCCTGTTGGAGAGTGTCACCTGGATCGTCCTCAGGGAGCCAATCAGTGTCAGCTCTGCACAA ATGGCCAAGTTCCGCAGCCTTCTCTTCACCGGGGAAGGTGAAGCTCCATTCTGCATGGAAGACAATTATAGACCCCCTCAGCCTTTGAAGGGCCGTCGGGTCCGCGCTTCCTTCAAATGA
- the LOC128458293 gene encoding high affinity choline transporter 1, giving the protein MSVVLDLPYTLCIWISAAVVIIYTLLGGLYSVAYTDIIQLVLIFISLWLCVPFVLMNPNCLDISKTLMNNTLHAPWIGAPGLEKTGIMMDEFLMFALGSLGFQCLHQRTLAASSLATAKLLCLVAAFFILVFGTPAWGSCCIYRY; this is encoded by the exons ATGAGTGTGGTCCTGGATTTGCCCTACACTCTGTGTATCTGGATCTCTGCTGCAGTTGTCATCATCTACACTCTGCTGGGAGGTCTCTACTCTGTGGCCTACACTGATATTATTCAGCTTGTTCTTATATTCATTAGCTTG tggctgtgtgtTCCCTTTGTCTTGATGAACCCTAACTGCTTGGACATCAGCAAGACACTGATGAACAACACCTTACACGCTCCCTGGATTGGTGCACCAGGACTGGAGAAGACCGGGATCATGATGGATGAATTCTTGATGTTT GCACTGGGAAGTCTGGGATTTCAGTGTTTACACCAGAGGACGTTGGCAGCTTCTTCATTAGCCACAGCTAAGCTCTTGTGCTTAGTCGCTGCTTTCTTCATACTTGTGTTTGGAACACCTGCTTGGGGCAGCTGCTGCATCTACAGGTACTGA